The window CTACGAAAGATGCTACAGAAATTCTAAGAAAACTCACTTATCTTTACCAGGGAGACTTTTTAGAGTGCACGGTAAAATGCAATGTATTTTTAAAAAGCAGGGCTGATACAACATTTGCTGTCAAAAACCTTGAAGTAAAGTATTTGCCTTTGCAAAGATACAACAATTCAGTAAAGACATTGGCAAAAGAAGTTTTGGAATACCTTCCGCTAAGAGATATGCTGGAGAAAGATTTTGATTACACAAAAAAGGCGCTTGAGTGGATAAAAGAAGAAAAGTAAAAGGGGTATTATTTTAATGTAATATTGTAGTTTGTATAAATTGAATTAAGAAAAAAGGATGGTATTTTTATGGAAAAAAGAAAAGATAAAAATAAGTTTTTTGTAAATATATCAAATAAAGAGACAATACTTGATTTTGTGGACAGGAAGCTTTCAGAGAATGCAAGCATAAGAGAGCTCATGAAAGACGAAACTATAAGATTTTCAAGCCCAAGAGACTACTTGTATTTTAAATTCTGCCCTGGCTATTTTGGCATGTGCCCAAATAGCAAAAAAGAAAAAGACAGTATGTGCAATGCTGCAAACTGCTGGGAGAAAAGGTTTTCATCTGTTTTCCCAGATGGCTTTGACAATGACTATATTTTCTTTTACAACCTTGTAAAAGACACAATAACGCCAAGCATCTGCTATAGCTGTGGTAGCAGCAATGTTGAGCTTGAGTGGCAGGATGAAGGATATCTTGCAAAAATAGGGCTTATTAACTTTGCAGACATAGCTTACATCAAGTGCAATAGCTGCAAAAAAAGATATATGTCTCATGCAGACAACTTTGCAATAGAGTTTATTGTAAAACTCTTTTTGGCAAAGCCAAGCAAACACTCGCCAATAAAGCCAGGGAAGACGGTAGTGCTTCCAAAAGACAAGGTTGGACTTGAAATATTTATAAAGCACTTGAACAAGGTAAACGACATCAAAGAAGTTTTCAAAAAACTTGATCCATTTTCTGTAGCAAGCCACCTTGGAGAGCTTGATTTAAGTCTTGCAGTTTCTGACTTTTTGTGCGACTATTATGGCATTGAGTTTTCAACCGAAGAAGACCTCTTGACTGATGAGGATTTTGAGAAAGACTTTGATGATATTGATATAAAAGATTTGTTTGATGACTTTGAGGATAAGTAAGTAGGCGGCAATAGCACCGCCTATCTTTTTTTCTTCTTTGCTCCAACAACTTTACCAATTAATTAATGAAAAGCTAAAGCTACAGGCATAAAAAACAAATCCAACGTGCCTGCGACTTTTTATTGTAACTTCCACAGTTGTATCATATTCCATTTCCGGGCATTAACTTGATACAGGCTCGATATATTTTGAAAATAAATGTTATTTCATTCAAGAAGCTCAAAGATGGCAGGATACAAGAAATTTTTTAGACCTCATAATGGTAAAGGGATGAATAGTAAAACACCATTTGAAAAGTTCACAGACTCTAAGACTCTGGTCTTCTCCCATGTGTTTCAGTTTCCTACTTTACTTCTTGAGAACATACTAAAAAAGGTTGGAACTTTTTGCCCTTTGTTCTGTAATAAATTAGATGATAAATATGTCTTCACCATGTTCCAAAGAATAAATGGAATATGTTTTAATACTAACTATAATATTACTTCATTAGCATAATACACTAATTTGCATCAAGGTCCAGTAGAACTATGAGACAGATAAAAAAATTTTATTAACGAAGATGGATTTAAATTTGAATTTGTGGATTCGATAGTGTCAACTGCAGCAGGGTCTCTATCAAGAAAAGCAAAAGATGAAAGTCTTCATGAATTTGAATTTATCCTTCCGATAAAACAGCTTTACTGGGTAGGATTAATTGGTTTTGAAGATGATGCTTACGTAGGCAAGATTAGCAAAATCCTTCCGACCAGTTCTTTGATTTTTGTTGGTGGAGATGTGAAATATAGGTACGAAAAGTTAAAATTATGTAGTTTTGAGGAAGGCGAGATTAAACTTATTGCAGAGTTTGATTTTACCCAAAATACTCCAAAAATATTAGAAGAAGTATATTCTGTAAATGTAAGGTGCAAAATTTTAAATAACAAAGACCTTGATTTGAGTAAGTACCAACTTATTAAGGGCAAATTTGTAAAGATGGATTAATAGGAATTACACAAAATAAAATTGCAAGTTCAACAATCAAAAGGGAGTTTGGTTACAGATAGGCATAGAAGATCAACTATCTGTGGCTTTTTATTTTAGCGCTGAAACAAATATAATTTTTAAGGATATTAGAAGCAATTTTTCAAGTCTATTTAACCAAAGATTTAAAAGTAAAAAGTTAATTTTTAGCATTAGATTTCGTAAAATGAAGATAGTGGGTATATATATCCTTGTAGCCAAAAAATATATGGGAAGGGGAAGTGAAAAAATTGAAGAAAGGCACAAAAATCCTTTTAGCTGCTTTGGTTTTAGTTGTAGTTCTTGTTGTATACACCTTTTCGACATATAATAGCCTTGTGCGCTTGAAAGAGAATGTTGACAGCAAATGGAGCCAGGTTGAAAATCAGCTGCAAAGAAGGGCAGACCTCATACCAAATTTAGTTAACACAGTCAAAGGGTATGCAAAGCACGAAAAAGAGATTTTTGAAACTCTTGCTCAGGCACGTTCAAAACTTTTAAACGCAAGAGGAGTAGAAGATAAGGCAAAAGCAAACGATGAGCTGACATCGGCAATTTCAAGGCTTTTGATGATAGTTGAAAACTACCCAAATCTCAAAGCCGACAAAGCGTTTGTGCAGCTTATGGATGAACTTGCTGGTACAGAAAATAGAATTGCCGTTGCAAGAAAGGATTACAATGATGCAGTAAAACAGTATAACATGAAAATAAAGGTTTTTCCGAATGTTCTGATTGCAAGGATGTTTGGATTTGAAGAAAGACAGTATTTTGAAGCATCGAGCCAAGCAAAGAGCGTGCCTTCGGTTGACTTTTCAAAATAAAAAGGAGAAGATTTACAATGAAAGTAAAACAGGCTAAATTCCATTGTGTACTTGCAGCGTCATTTGCAGTAGCAGCTTTGATTTTATTTACATCTTTTGCTGTAGCTTTTGCCCAGATTCCGGAAAAACCTGTTGAAAATATCTATATTTTTGACTATGCAGACTTAATTGACAGCTCTGATGAAGATGAAATGAGGGCTTTGGCAAAGGAGATAGAAGACAGAACATCTGCAGAGATTGTTGTTGTAACTGTACAGACACTTGGCAGCTATACAATAGAGGAGTATGCAAATAGGCTTTTCCGAAGCTGGGGGATTGGAGGCAAAGAGCTTAACAATGGAGTTTTGATTCTTGTAAACAGAGAAAACTTACTTTCAGGCAAAAAAGGAAAAATAAGAATAGAAGTTGGATATGGTTTAGAAGGTGCAATTCCGGATGGCAAGGCAGGAAGGATACTTGATGAGTATGCTATACCAGCTTTTGAGAGAAAAAAATATTCAAAGGGGATAAAGGATACATTTTTAGCTGTTGCAAGCGAAGTTGCAAAGGAGTATGGGCTGAAAATAGAAGAACTTTCCAGCTATGGTATAGATGAAAGTGGTGATGCTACGTCGACAGAAATTCAAGTGGGCGACCAGGGCTCAGACCAAGAGTCTGATATTCCGGATTTTGCAATTTTTGTTGCTGTAGTTCTAATAATAATATTTTCATTTATTGGTAGAAGACGAAAGAGAATTTACTGGTGGGGACAGGACCCATGGGATGAGGATGATGACCACCACCATTTTGGTGGTTTTGGCGGATTTGGTGGGTTTGGCAGAGGTGGTGGAGGTTCTGGTGGATTTGGCGGCTTTGGAGGAGGTTCTTCTGGCGGTGGTGGCGCAAGCAGGTGAAAAACCTACTTGCGCAAAATTTTTGTTTTAAAAACTTTTCTTTCCTCATCAGTCGTCCCACTCATAATCAAAGGAATCCCAAAAATCAGGGTCGTCAACAATATCGTCCATTTCGCTTGACATCTCATAGTCTGCATCAAAAAGGTCAAAGTCATCTTCCAATTCTTCTTTGAAATATTCGTCTTCTTCCAAAAAGCAGTCTTCCACCTCTTCTTCGTTTTGCGGTTCGATATAATTTTCAATCTGTTTGCTTTTTAGCATTTTTTCATATTCTTCATTAAAAGTGGAAGTGCAGTACAGGTAAAGGACATTTTCGGGATCGTGTGGCAGGTAACACTTTCCTTCTATTCGTTTTTTAAACTCTGAATAGGCTTGATACTCAAATAAAATCTGTTCGTAGACTTCCTTTGGACTTTTTGGAATAGAAGACATGTGTTATTTCCCCCTTCTTATAAAAGGAAGATTCCTCTCTTAATGATAGAATAGGAAAAGCAGGAGTTAAAGTTAAATTTTTTGCGAAGTTTGAACATTAGTGCAGGCTACAAGCGTGGGAAAATCTGTTTGAAAGGGAGTGAAATAAAAGTTTCAATCTCCAAAGGGCAGGCTACAAACTAAGCTTAACAAGAGAGGAGGTGAGATCAAGACGAAGTTTCAATCCCCAAAGGGCAGGCTACAAACTACATATGCAAATCTAACACGTGTTAACCCAAAAGCGTTTCAATCCCCAAAGGGCAGGCTACAAACATAGGTTGAAGGGGATAGTGAAGAAGTTGAGGGAAATGTTTCAATCCCCAAAGGGCAGGCTACAAACGTATGACGAATTGGTTAAAGTGGCTATGGATTTAGAGTTTCAATCCCCAAAGGGCAGGCTACAAACGAGTAGCTTGTATTTAGGGATTGAGAGAGTTGAAGATGTTTCAATCCCCAAAGGGCAGGCTACAAACGTTTTTCAATCAAATATTTCTTTTGTTGTTGCGGCGGTTTCAATCCCCAAAGGGCAGGCTACAAACCCCTCTGGGGGGGAAACCGTTTATGCCGCGAAAGCCCTGTTTCAATCCCCAAAGGGCAGGCTACAAACACGTTCAAATGCTTGATTTCATTATATCAACTTTATGCAAAGGTGTCAATGTTTTTATATCAGTACATCATATCAAAGTGCTGCTCAAATCAGAAGATTCAAGAGCTAAACCCTCATCAATCCCTTTCGTCTATCCAGCTGTTGCCAGAAATCAAGCCAAAGCCTTGCTATATCGAAATTAAACCGTATCCAAATCAAAACTCAAAAATTTTGCACCGGAGGTCGACGGAAGTGACTTTTGGTCAAAATGAATATATAATCGTAAAATTAATGTATTATATGCATAATCATAAAATAAGCAGAAAGTTGTATTTCGGCAAAAAGAAATTCATCTCAATCACCCCTGTAGATGATATTTAGGAGTCATATTGTTTACAAGAATAACTAATTATAACTATATTGTGCAAAAGCAGAATTTATTTTTTTGCGAATTTTGTCAAAAAGAAGAGCGAGAAGCGTTTAAAAAAAGGAAAAATTGGTTTATAATTTTGCTTAGAAGAACCGCTATAATCAAGGGGGTTTTTAAAGGTGAATGTACACAAAGCTTCGAATATCCTAATTTCCGTAATAGGCAAAGGTCGACTTAAAAAGGACCAAACAGTGGGTTATGAACAAACTGAATACGTTTTTAATCCTGACTGTGAAAACAATAAAAGATATACAGCGTCAAAGACAGCCTTTTTTGGTATTGCCCTATATGAATATCTTAGAAACGTTGAGAGCATAAACATTGACAAGTTTATTATAATTGGCACTAATAAATCAGCGTGGTCAGAACTTTACCAAATTCTTCCCCATGATGTACAAAGCTCAGAAGGCATAACTGAGATGTGCTTGAAAGTGTATGAAGAAGAAAAGAAAGGTATTTCAGAGCAAACGCTTTTAAAGTGGCAAAATACTTTAACAAAGTATGTACCAAGCCTTAAGTTTCATAAAATAGAGCCAGTTGAACTTGGTAAAGGCATTGACATACTTTTGAAAGAGCTTGATAAAGATGGTGCCCACAATGTAATCTTTGACATGACGCACGCCTTTAGGAACATTCCTATTGTTTTTTCCTATGGTATAATGCTTTTGAAATATTTGAGAAAGATAAACAACATAAGAATATTCTATGGTGCACATGAGATGAAAGAATACTTCTCAGGGCTTGTGGATGGACAATCTCCTGTAATTGAAATTTCTTTTATAGACAAACTGGTCAAAATGATTGAGGCGATGGCTACCTTTGAAAATTCTGGCTACTTTGTGCCCATTTTGAATCAACTTGGTTTTGGCAACAAAGAGAAGACATATTTCAGGCTGGAGATGAACCGCCAGCCACGAAGAGAGATTGAAGAGATAATAAAAGGGCTTGAGGATAAACTAAATACAGCTGAGCATGATTATGAAAGAGAAATAGTTGAGATAATGTACAGAGAATTTTGTGAAATGAACAGGCAGGAAAAACTCTTTCAGAGAATGTACAAAAGATCTCAGTTTTTCTATGAAAGAAAACAGTATCTCAAGGCTTTGATTCTTCTTTATGAAGCAACAATTGTACTTTTTGCAGATGTATATAATATAAAAGACAATATGAATTACGATGCACGTGAAGAGGCACGAGATAAACTAAGAAATGAAATAAAGAATGTTGGATCTGATGCAAATTCAAATAGACTAATCAAAGACCAAGAGGAAGCAGAAATACTAAAAGAGTTAGAATATGTTAGGAACGCTGCAGTGCATGGTTCATCATCTCGCAGCAATCAAAACTATTTAGAAGATATTGACTCATTCAAAATACTTTTTAATTCAGCGCTGAAAGTATTTGAAAAGCTACTCAGAAGAAGAGATGAGATTAAAAAAAGTTTCTGAATATCCCTTTTAAAAGACCGATGAAAAAACAACCTATTAAATATGATAGAACAAGGGCAATTGATAAAAGAGGAATAAGTATAGGTACAAGAAGGATAAGAATGATAATTCCAAAAATAACTCCCATGCAAAACACCGCCTTTTTGTTAATATACGTTGTTTTTTCGCTACTATTTTTACCCTCTGAAAAGTCTATAAAAACCTACAGGTAAGACAAGGGAGAAAGCAAAAAGTATTAAAAACTCAGGTAGCTTTCTCCCTTTGTTTTAAAGCCTGTCATCAGGTCATAAAAGTCGTTGAGCTGGCTGTGCGGCACATAGAGTATAAGATTTTCAAAATTAGTGGGGATATTGTCTGTCTTTGGCACAGAGATGACGTAGTCGTAAAAACTTTTGCGAATCTCCAAAAACCTCTTTTTTCTTTCAAAAAAGTCTTTGATCTCACGAATTTCTACAAATCTCTGCCAGATAATTTTTGCTTCCTCATCTGCCTCAACAAATACATCTATTTTGTAAGGTTCATCCTCGATGAGTTTAAAACTTCCGATTGCCGCTGTCTCAGAGTCGGATGAGGTGTAAAGAAGTCTGTAAATTGCCTCAAGAAATTTTTGTGATGTTCCCTTATCGTCGCTGCTTGTTTCAATCACGCCGCGTCTTGCAAGTTCTTTGTAATACTCAAAGATTAGCTCTGCAAACTTACTTTCATCAACCTTTTGAAATTGACTTAAAATCTTTTTGGTTGCATCAATCAATAGACTATCATAAACCTCTGTTGCAAAAAGTCTTCCTCTTTCAGATACAAGTTCAACAACTGTTACTTTGCTCTTTCCTTTTTTGCCTTCTCTGTTTGCCCTTCCTGCTGCTTGGATGATTGAGTCAAGCGGAGCAATGTCTCTTACAACATGGTCAAAATCAACGTCAACCCCTGCTTCAACAAGCTGGGTTGATACAACAATTTTGTACTTCTTATTTTTAATTTGCTCAATTCTTCTCAATCTTTCTTTTGGGATTATATGAGTTGTCAGAATTGTAATTTCGTCCTGCATGTCAGGAAATCTTTGATTTATAAGTTCGTACAAGTTTTTTGCACTGCTTACAGTGTTCATGACAAAAAGGTAAGTTTTTTCTTCTTCAAACTCAAAGTTTGCCACAAACTCTTCAAGTCTTATTTTTGAGAAATTATTGTCAAAATACAACTCTGTTCGACAAAGTTTGTCAAAATAGTTCTCCGGTTTTACAATACTGATGGCTCTACTTTTGTCAACAATAAACGGCATTGTGGCAGTTGAAAGGATTATGTAGCAGTTTAGGCTATTACACATCTTCTCAAAAAGATTCTTGCACAAAAACCAATACTCTGAGTTTATAGCCTGTACCTCATCAAGAATGATAATTGAATTAGCAATTCTGTGAAATTTTCTCATATTTGAATTTTTGTTTGTCAGAATACTCTCCAAAAACTGGACAAATGTAGTGACGATTATATTTGAGTTCCAGCCTTCTATTAAAAGTTTTGCAATGTCTTTGTCAAAGATTTCCTCTTGGTTGTTCTGAAGACCATCTTTGGTTTTGTAGGCAATATCACTTAGGTGATGGTGCTTTAAAATGATGTCTGAAGTTGTGTCAATGCCACAAAAGCTTAAAATCTGTGAGATGACGTTATAATTTTGCTCAATGATAGATAAAAAAGGAAGTGAGTAAATTATTCTAAATTTGCTGCCGAATTTATCTTGAGCAAATCTTCTTAGCTTTAGTGCAAAAGCAAAAGAGATAATAGTTTTTCCAAGCCCTGTTGGAAGACAGAGGGTGTAGATACGTCTATTTTCGTCAATCTCACAATTTATTGCTTCTTCAAAAGCACTGTCTCTTAAAGCTTTTATTGAATTTTCGAAGTTTTCAGGCTTGAAAATTCTTCTCCTGAAACTATCCACATCAGTGTGAGAAAGGTTTAGCTCTGGAATATCAACCAAAGTGCCAAAGATTGCCTCTGTTTTGTCTGCATCCAGGAGGATAGAATACAACAAATTTAGCATGAAAAAGAATTTCATCTCTGTGTCAAAAAGCTTTCTGAAGGCTCTTTTAAAAAGCTTTATTGAGTTTTTTGCATGGTCTACAAATTCTCTTAAGATATCTGTTGTCAAAAAACCAATTTCAATTTCAGGGTAAAGAGTGGAAATATTAGAAATAAGAGTATTAAACTTCTCTTTGTCAATATTCTCAATCTGCTCATAGCAAAGTTCTAAATCATCTTCTGAGATCAATATCATATCTGATGCTGCTTCTAAATCACCGTGATGTTTTAAAGTAGCAAAAAATGCTAAAATTGCAGTAAAGCCTTCAAAAGCTTTGTCCTCTTGGATTTTCTTATCTTCAATGAGCCTATTTAATGTTCCCCAAACACAGATAGCAGAGATGAGAGAGTGGCGCGATAATCTGGTTTTTGGTTTCTTTTTATCAAAAAGATAAGCTTGAAAAAAAGAAGTTGCCTTGCCGATGTCATGCAGCAAGGCTGTAATTTTTGCAATCTGGGAAAGAAACTTTGTTGAACAAAGTGCAATGTTCTTCTCTGAAGCAAAGGAGTTAGCTAAAATGCTGGTGTTTGCAAGATGAACCTCTAAAGGCTTTGCGCCTTCTATCCCGCCGTCTTTGCCGGGGTGAGAAAAAAGGCCAGACAAATTTCTGTTATCAAAACAAAAGGATGTTCTCTCCATTTTGGACCTCCACATAACTTGATGGTCTTGCTAAAAGTTCTTTTCCAGTAGGTTCGAAAATGACGTCTTCGTATTTTACAACTTCTCTTGTCCTGAGCATGTAAAGTGGCATTCTCTCTTTAAAGTAGCTTTTTCCAGCTTCAATCCTTAGGGGTGTATCTGCTTTGCTATCTAAATAGCTTAAAGGAATTGGTGTGCAAAGGCTTACATAATCATCTGGCATGTCCTTTTCAAAAGCCTCAAATACTCCGACAAATTCAAAGTCAGCAAGAAATTCAGAAAGACCCATTGAAAGAGTGAAAAAGCTTTTGTGTTCTCGCAAAAATTCAACAAGTTTTTGAAAGACATTGGTAGATGTATGGGTTGCGTAAATTCTAAAACAAGGATCTTTTAAAAGCTCAAACCTCATCTGTGTTCGTGGCTGGCGGTTTTTGGTTTTTATAGGCTGCCATCTTCCTTCTTTTGTGTCTATGTGATTTATTCCCATTCTGATTTTTTTCACAGGGGTTAAAATTCTTATGCCAGCCCGAAACTTACCATACTCTAAAACATCAAGATACTCTTTTTTGTCAAGACCCAAGATTGCTCCCACCATCCCCTGGATGGTTGGGAATGGTGGGAAAGGGTATGTTATTGGCGAAGATGTTGAATAAAACTTACCAAAAAAACCAAAGTCAGCTTTGATATCAAATACAGCTACTTTCATATCACATCACCTTAAAGCTTAATCAATCAAATTTAAGAACTTTGACTCTATCACCCAAGAAAGAAAGAGCATCTTTTAGCTGAACAAATTTGCCCTCGCATACAAAGCTGAGAGAATCATCAACAGCTACTTCAATCTTTTGAATCTTATCCTGATACTTTGTAAACTTTTCAACAAGTCGTGTAATATCAAGTTGGAAGTCTTCTGGTGATCGTATAGCAGTATCTGACTTTTGGGAAATGAGCTTCACAAGTTTGTCAAGTTCACCAATGTAAAAACCGCTCTGGTTATATTCAACCCTTACAAGAAGCCTTGGCATCTGACCAAACTTTGAGCGTGAAATCAGGTTTTTGGTCCCGCACCAAAGAGCCTCTAAAAGAAGCTGAACATCTTGTTCTGTTACAGGCAACTCTTGACATAAAGCTGCATTTTCATTTACAACACCATAAAAAGCAATCAGAGCATACGGTAGAATATAGCATTCTGTAAATGTTCCTTGGTCTTTTCCCTCTCCAGATGGCATAACTGTTGTGCCTTTGACAAGCATGTACTCGACTTTATGCAAAGACCTTCCGAATTTGAACTGAACAGGTCCTGTAAAGGTAATTGCGCCGGTTTCCTCTGATGAATCTTCGTCTGACTTGCTCTTTCTCTTTTCGTCCTTGCTCTTTAAAGTGGTTGTACCCCCAAAAAGCCTTATGTCAATGTAGTCTTTTAACTTTTCTTTGCTGAGATTATACTTTGAGAATTTGTCAGACTTTGTCATGAGCTTTCCATCTTCGGAGATTTCTCTTAAGATGAACACAGGCAAGTTCTTGTACTCTGCCCAGTAATCCCTGCAGGTTCTTTTTAAGCGCACATCTGTTACTATGCATATATCTGTCTCAGGGTCAATTCTTGGCTTATTTTCATCAAGTGGGTCACCGTTTGGGTTTGCGTCTGTTACATCGTATAAAAACAAAATCTCAGACCTGTTTTTGATAATGTTATTGTTTAAATTTTCCATATCGAAAATTCCCCCTTCTGATTATTTGAATTTTTTAAAACATAAGGTTTTATTCTTCATCTTCAGCCTCTTCTATGTCATTTGTCAATTTCTTTGCAAGGTCCCTGATTTTTTGACCAAGATTCATACCACAGGCAAAGTAAAAACTTACCTCATCGGAAGATAATTTCCAGTCAGCTGGCGCTTTTAGCAAAAGATCTGAAGCTGTAGCAGCAACAAGTTTCTTTGCCTTGCCAAACGCTGAGTATTCCATAAGTTTGTTTTCAATCTTTGGCAGAAGTGAGATGATATCAGCTTGTTTTAACCTAAGCCCTTTCAAATTTTTGGCAAACGGCGGCATTTTTCCAGGCGCTTTTTTAAGACCCGCTGACTGAATTCTCAAAAGCATGTCACAAAGCGCGCCAACAAGGATAATTCCTTTTACAGCAGGGTTTGCAGATGCAACAGGAAACTCATTTAAAATCTCGTCAAACGGAGTTTCAAAAGGCATATTCATCTCATCTCCTTTTAGCTTTAAAATGTTTAGTTTACTCAGAAATTCTAAAACTTCCATTGCATAGCTACAAGAAACGTAGAAAGCTGATAAGTCGCTATTTACAATGTCATCCTGAAGCCTTCGACAAAAATGAGAGAGTAAAAAGTCAAAGTCAATTGGCTTTTTCTTAAA is drawn from Caldicellulosiruptor naganoensis and contains these coding sequences:
- a CDS encoding CRISPR-associated helicase/endonuclease Cas3 — protein: MERTSFCFDNRNLSGLFSHPGKDGGIEGAKPLEVHLANTSILANSFASEKNIALCSTKFLSQIAKITALLHDIGKATSFFQAYLFDKKKPKTRLSRHSLISAICVWGTLNRLIEDKKIQEDKAFEGFTAILAFFATLKHHGDLEAASDMILISEDDLELCYEQIENIDKEKFNTLISNISTLYPEIEIGFLTTDILREFVDHAKNSIKLFKRAFRKLFDTEMKFFFMLNLLYSILLDADKTEAIFGTLVDIPELNLSHTDVDSFRRRIFKPENFENSIKALRDSAFEEAINCEIDENRRIYTLCLPTGLGKTIISFAFALKLRRFAQDKFGSKFRIIYSLPFLSIIEQNYNVISQILSFCGIDTTSDIILKHHHLSDIAYKTKDGLQNNQEEIFDKDIAKLLIEGWNSNIIVTTFVQFLESILTNKNSNMRKFHRIANSIIILDEVQAINSEYWFLCKNLFEKMCNSLNCYIILSTATMPFIVDKSRAISIVKPENYFDKLCRTELYFDNNFSKIRLEEFVANFEFEEEKTYLFVMNTVSSAKNLYELINQRFPDMQDEITILTTHIIPKERLRRIEQIKNKKYKIVVSTQLVEAGVDVDFDHVVRDIAPLDSIIQAAGRANREGKKGKSKVTVVELVSERGRLFATEVYDSLLIDATKKILSQFQKVDESKFAELIFEYYKELARRGVIETSSDDKGTSQKFLEAIYRLLYTSSDSETAAIGSFKLIEDEPYKIDVFVEADEEAKIIWQRFVEIREIKDFFERKKRFLEIRKSFYDYVISVPKTDNIPTNFENLILYVPHSQLNDFYDLMTGFKTKGESYLSF
- the cas7b gene encoding type I-B CRISPR-associated protein Cas7/Csh2 translates to MENLNNNIIKNRSEILFLYDVTDANPNGDPLDENKPRIDPETDICIVTDVRLKRTCRDYWAEYKNLPVFILREISEDGKLMTKSDKFSKYNLSKEKLKDYIDIRLFGGTTTLKSKDEKRKSKSDEDSSEETGAITFTGPVQFKFGRSLHKVEYMLVKGTTVMPSGEGKDQGTFTECYILPYALIAFYGVVNENAALCQELPVTEQDVQLLLEALWCGTKNLISRSKFGQMPRLLVRVEYNQSGFYIGELDKLVKLISQKSDTAIRSPEDFQLDITRLVEKFTKYQDKIQKIEVAVDDSLSFVCEGKFVQLKDALSFLGDRVKVLKFD
- the cas5b gene encoding type I-B CRISPR-associated protein Cas5b, yielding MKVAVFDIKADFGFFGKFYSTSSPITYPFPPFPTIQGMVGAILGLDKKEYLDVLEYGKFRAGIRILTPVKKIRMGINHIDTKEGRWQPIKTKNRQPRTQMRFELLKDPCFRIYATHTSTNVFQKLVEFLREHKSFFTLSMGLSEFLADFEFVGVFEAFEKDMPDDYVSLCTPIPLSYLDSKADTPLRIEAGKSYFKERMPLYMLRTREVVKYEDVIFEPTGKELLARPSSYVEVQNGENILLF
- a CDS encoding TPM domain-containing protein, with translation MKVKQAKFHCVLAASFAVAALILFTSFAVAFAQIPEKPVENIYIFDYADLIDSSDEDEMRALAKEIEDRTSAEIVVVTVQTLGSYTIEEYANRLFRSWGIGGKELNNGVLILVNRENLLSGKKGKIRIEVGYGLEGAIPDGKAGRILDEYAIPAFERKKYSKGIKDTFLAVASEVAKEYGLKIEELSSYGIDESGDATSTEIQVGDQGSDQESDIPDFAIFVAVVLIIIFSFIGRRRKRIYWWGQDPWDEDDDHHHFGGFGGFGGFGRGGGGSGGFGGFGGGSSGGGGASR
- the csx2 gene encoding TIGR02221 family CRISPR-associated protein; this encodes MNVHKASNILISVIGKGRLKKDQTVGYEQTEYVFNPDCENNKRYTASKTAFFGIALYEYLRNVESINIDKFIIIGTNKSAWSELYQILPHDVQSSEGITEMCLKVYEEEKKGISEQTLLKWQNTLTKYVPSLKFHKIEPVELGKGIDILLKELDKDGAHNVIFDMTHAFRNIPIVFSYGIMLLKYLRKINNIRIFYGAHEMKEYFSGLVDGQSPVIEISFIDKLVKMIEAMATFENSGYFVPILNQLGFGNKEKTYFRLEMNRQPRREIEEIIKGLEDKLNTAEHDYEREIVEIMYREFCEMNRQEKLFQRMYKRSQFFYERKQYLKALILLYEATIVLFADVYNIKDNMNYDAREEARDKLRNEIKNVGSDANSNRLIKDQEEAEILKELEYVRNAAVHGSSSRSNQNYLEDIDSFKILFNSALKVFEKLLRRRDEIKKSF
- a CDS encoding LemA family protein; translation: MKKGTKILLAALVLVVVLVVYTFSTYNSLVRLKENVDSKWSQVENQLQRRADLIPNLVNTVKGYAKHEKEIFETLAQARSKLLNARGVEDKAKANDELTSAISRLLMIVENYPNLKADKAFVQLMDELAGTENRIAVARKDYNDAVKQYNMKIKVFPNVLIARMFGFEERQYFEASSQAKSVPSVDFSK